In the genome of Clostridia bacterium, the window GCGTCCACCGGCCGGGCGAAGGTTACCTTGACATCATAGACTTCCACGATTTCATACTGGTCAAACAACATCTTTTGAAACAGGTCGTTCATGGACCAGGTGAAGGAAGAAATAGCAAAGCACAGCATGATGCCGGCAAAAACGAAGGCGCTGCGCCCCTTGTTCCGGAAAACGTTTCTCACCGCCATCATGCCCTGCACGGTAAACATCTCCCAAACCGGCTTGATCTTTTCCAGCAACACTTTTCTCCCGGCGGGCGGCGCCGGGGGACGCATGGCTTTCGCCGGAGCCAGGGCCAGCACTTTCTTGCAGCCCTGGTAACCCCCGGCCAAAGACAAAACCAGGGTGAGGATGAGACCGAAGATCAAGTAGTGCACGGTGAAGCTCCCCGGCTCGATGGGCATATTGAAAAACTGCCGGTAGAGGGCCACCATGGGGTAATAAAGGAGCCCTCCCAAGATGGCACCGGCGATGCCGCCGCTTACTCCCACCACCAGGGCATAGGACAAGTAGTGATAAAGGATTTCCCGCCGGGTATAGCCCAGGGCCATCAGGGTCCCGATTTGACCCCGCTGCTGCTCGGTGAGCCTGGTCAACACAATATACAGGATCACGGCGGCGATCAGCAAGATCATGACGGGCAGGGCGGTGGCCATGGCTTCCAACCCGTCCAGCTCGCCCTGCAGTAACAAGTGGCTCACCTGATCCTGGCGCGGGTACAAGGCCGTAAGCCCATAGGGCTTCAAGTGATATTCCAGGGAATCTTTGACATCATCAAATTCCACCCCCGGCTCCAGGGTAAAGACCAGGTCATTAAAAGCCTTTTCCCCGGGAAAGAGTGCTTTCATCACTTCCAGGGGCACAAAGGCAATACCGAATTCTTCCGGCCGGGGAAACATATCCGCCGCGGTTCGCAAGGCATAGATGAACTCGGGGCTCTGGGCCACCCCCACCACCTGCAGCACCTTTTTGCTCCCGCCGGCCACCACTTCGATTTCGTCGTTCAGCGCCAGCCCGTGGGCAGCGAAAAACATATTGTCAAGCCAAACATTGGGCTGTTGGCCGTTCAGCGGCGCCCCTTGGAGGAGGGAGGCGCCGTTAATGAGCCTCTCCTGTTCCAAGTCCAGGGATACCAAGCGGAGATAAACGTTATCTCCCCTGGCCGGAGCTAAAACCCTGACATCCTTGACGATCCTCCCTTGTATGTCCCCAATACCCTCAATTTGCCGCAAAGCCTCAATTTCAGCAAAGGGAAGAGCCTGCACTTGAATGAAACCGGCGGCAAAGTTTTGGGCGGCATAGAAACGGTCCCGGGAACTTTTTAAGGTATCCGACACCAGGGACATGGAAGTAAACAGCATCAAAGCCAGGATGATGATCACGATACAAGCCCCAGAGGTGCCCTTGTTTTGGCTTAAATCCCGCCACATCTTTTTCCACAGCATTACCAGTTCACCTGCTCCGGCGAGAGGGGACTAGAATTCTTTTCTACCCGCTCGATCACCCCGTCTTTTAGGTAAAAAATACGGTCCGCCACGGCGGCAATGGCTGTATTATGGGTAATCACCACCACCGTTTTACCGTATTCTTCGCAAAACTCCTTCAGCAGCTTCAATACGGTGATGCTGGTCTGGAAATCCAGGGCACCGGTGGGTTCGTCGCACAAAAGGAGGGTAGGGTTTTTGGCCACCGCCCGGGCGATGGCGATGCGCTGCTGCTCACCGCCGGACAACTGGGCCGGGAAATGATCCGCCCGGTCCGCCAGGCCCACCTTTTCCAGCAATAGTTCCGGCGAAAGAGGGTGCCTGGCAATCTGCACGGACAGGCTCACATTCTCGTAGGCCGTCAGGTTGGGCATGAGATTGTAGAACTGGAAAACAAAGCCAACTTCGTGCCGGCGATAATAGGTTAGCTGCTTGGCGTCGGCTTGATGGAGGGGTGTGTCCTTGAAGTAAAGCTCCCCACCGGTGGGTGTGTCCATACCTCCGACGATGTTTAGCAGGGTACTCTTACCCGACCCGCTGGGGCCGAGAACCACCACAAACTCCCCCTGGTAAAGCTCAAAGGTAGCGGTTTTTAAAGCCTCTACCGTCACCTCTCCCATTTGATAGGTTTTGTATATCTCCTTGGCTCTGATGATGGGTAGCACGGCATTTCCTCCCTTACCCGGCCCTGGGCCGCCGGGTCATTGTCCTGGCCGGCATGTACCACGAAGAACTATTCTACC includes:
- a CDS encoding ABC transporter ATP-binding protein, encoding MLPIIRAKEIYKTYQMGEVTVEALKTATFELYQGEFVVVLGPSGSGKSTLLNIVGGMDTPTGGELYFKDTPLHQADAKQLTYYRRHEVGFVFQFYNLMPNLTAYENVSLSVQIARHPLSPELLLEKVGLADRADHFPAQLSGGEQQRIAIARAVAKNPTLLLCDEPTGALDFQTSITVLKLLKEFCEEYGKTVVVITHNTAIAAVADRIFYLKDGVIERVEKNSSPLSPEQVNW
- a CDS encoding ABC transporter permease, which codes for MLWKKMWRDLSQNKGTSGACIVIIILALMLFTSMSLVSDTLKSSRDRFYAAQNFAAGFIQVQALPFAEIEALRQIEGIGDIQGRIVKDVRVLAPARGDNVYLRLVSLDLEQERLINGASLLQGAPLNGQQPNVWLDNMFFAAHGLALNDEIEVVAGGSKKVLQVVGVAQSPEFIYALRTAADMFPRPEEFGIAFVPLEVMKALFPGEKAFNDLVFTLEPGVEFDDVKDSLEYHLKPYGLTALYPRQDQVSHLLLQGELDGLEAMATALPVMILLIAAVILYIVLTRLTEQQRGQIGTLMALGYTRREILYHYLSYALVVGVSGGIAGAILGGLLYYPMVALYRQFFNMPIEPGSFTVHYLIFGLILTLVLSLAGGYQGCKKVLALAPAKAMRPPAPPAGRKVLLEKIKPVWEMFTVQGMMAVRNVFRNKGRSAFVFAGIMLCFAISSFTWSMNDLFQKMLFDQYEIVEVYDVKVTFARPVDAKGAARELESFPGVSLVEALAEVPVTLQNQWHKLDTVLLGLPAGSRLYNIVDKNSNKVSPPKTGILLSERLAKQLEAGTGTMLTVESPLLKSGEAKELEVVGIIPQYVGMNGYMELGAVQDFLGQGPVATAMMVSIEEASVPAFQEKYMQSHVVAGLDHKEQRLGKLKDMMDSYGSMIYIYMVIGVIIGFAIIYSSSVITVAERSRELASMMVLGMTPKEVLSVITFEQWFVGIPAMVAGIPLAKGMLSGMSQAVSSDVFTIPVVLTFSSYLLGCIVTCLSIWLAQRGAAKKIEGLSLVEVLKSVE